In Rutidosis leptorrhynchoides isolate AG116_Rl617_1_P2 chromosome 2, CSIRO_AGI_Rlap_v1, whole genome shotgun sequence, one genomic interval encodes:
- the LOC139887806 gene encoding uncharacterized protein gives MSSHNEADQMWTFLASTIREAAKEALGVAVGTSRGHRSDRESWWLSDEVQSKVALKQLRFRELITCREGTPAGRTRVEERYKEVKREAKKAVARAKDKAYEDLYRKLDSKEGANDIYRIAKVRERRRKDLDNIKFIKNEAGQTLVKEDEIRKRWEEYFSSLFSGGRPECLEDPQDSDIEQSQNNIDCGRINQEEVRSALRKMGRNKAAGPDQIPFEAWQCLGDDGNRWLTCLFNKTYQSSKMPMEWRLSEIIPIYKNKGDAQTCALGESDRD, from the exons ATGTCATCTCATAATGAGGCGGACCAGATGTGGACTTTTCTGGCGTCCACCATTAGAGAGGCAGCCAAGGAAGCCTTAGGTGTGGCAGTAGGAACATCGAGAGGACATAGGTCGGATAGAGAATCATGGTGGCTTAGTGACGAGGTTCAAAGCAAAGTCGCGCTTAAGCAACTAAGATTTAGAGAGCTCATCACTTGTCGGGAGGGGACTCCGGCGGGTAGAACTAGGGTTGAAGAGAGATACAAAGAAGTcaaaagagaagctaagaaggctgtAGCTCGTGCAAAAGATAAGGCATATGAAGATTTATATAGAAAACTAGACTCCAAAGAAGGAGCAAATGATATCTACAGGATAGCCAAAGTTAGGGAGCGAAGGCGCAAGGACCtagataacatcaagtttatcaaaaATGAGGCTGGTCAAACCTTAGTAAAGGAAGATGAAATTCGGAAAAGATGGGAAGAGTATTTCTCATCCCTTTTCTCTGGAGGAAGACCTGAATGTCTCGAAGATCCGCAAGATTCTGATATAGAACAATCTCAGAACAACATTGATTGTGGGAGGATCAACCAAGAGGAAGTAAGATCggcactacgaaagatggggagaaataaAGCTGCGGGACCGGACCAGATCCCTTTTGAGGCGTGGCAGTGCCTCGGCGACGATGGTAATAGGTGGTTGACTTGCCTTTTCAACAAGACGTATCAAAGCTCTAAAATGCCCATGGAATGGAGACTGAGCGAGATTATTCCCATCTATAAGAACAAGGGGGATGCTCAAACCTGCg ctttgggagagagtgatcgAGACTAG